One Gordonia sp. SID5947 genomic region harbors:
- the pruA gene encoding L-glutamate gamma-semialdehyde dehydrogenase, which produces MDAITTPPRPSNEPVHTYAPGTPERSRIIDELARQSSAGAIELPHVIGGYELHGSGRRIDVVQPHAHHEVLGTLCNATHDDAEAAVTAARTAAPAWAATSFDDRAAVLLRAADLLSGPWRERIAAATMLGQSKSVQQAEIDAPCELIDFWRFNVTFAREILAEQPVSSAGVWNRLDHRPLDGFVYAITPFNFTAIAGNLPTAPMLMGNTVIWKPSPTQAYAAHRTMQLLREAGLPDGVINLVHGDGAELSEVVLADDRLAGIHFTGSTKTFQHLWREVGKNIDHYRNYPRIVGETGGKDFIVAHASADPDVLRTALIRGAFEYQGQKCSAASRAYVARSVWDRMGDDFLAEADQLPYGDIRDLTNFGGALIDRRAYDKNVAAIDRAKTVPHMTVAVGGACDDTEGFFVRPTVLLSDDPDDEAFSTEYFGPVLAVHVYEDDDFEHTLGLVDSTARYALTGSVIATDLGAVATASDRLRQAAGNFYVNDKPTGAVVGQQPFGGARASGTNDKAGSKANLMRWTSTRTIKETFVPPTTSGYPHME; this is translated from the coding sequence ATGGATGCCATCACCACTCCGCCGCGGCCGTCGAACGAGCCGGTCCACACCTATGCACCCGGCACGCCGGAACGATCTCGGATCATCGACGAGCTCGCCAGACAGTCGTCCGCGGGAGCGATCGAACTCCCGCACGTCATCGGGGGATACGAGCTGCACGGCAGCGGTCGACGCATCGACGTCGTCCAACCCCATGCCCACCACGAGGTGCTGGGCACCCTCTGCAATGCGACGCACGATGACGCGGAGGCAGCTGTCACGGCGGCGCGGACCGCGGCACCGGCGTGGGCTGCGACCTCCTTCGACGACAGGGCCGCTGTTCTCCTTCGTGCCGCCGATCTGCTGAGTGGTCCGTGGCGGGAACGAATCGCCGCCGCGACGATGCTCGGACAGTCGAAGTCGGTGCAGCAGGCCGAGATCGACGCACCCTGTGAGCTCATCGATTTCTGGCGGTTCAACGTCACCTTTGCCCGCGAGATCCTCGCTGAGCAACCGGTCTCGTCGGCGGGAGTGTGGAACCGGCTCGACCACCGGCCGTTGGACGGATTCGTCTACGCGATCACCCCGTTCAACTTCACCGCGATCGCGGGCAACCTGCCGACCGCACCCATGCTGATGGGCAACACGGTCATCTGGAAGCCGTCACCGACGCAGGCGTATGCCGCGCATCGGACCATGCAATTGCTCAGAGAAGCCGGCCTTCCCGACGGTGTGATCAACCTGGTGCACGGCGATGGCGCCGAGTTGTCGGAAGTCGTTCTCGCCGACGACCGTCTCGCCGGTATCCATTTCACCGGTTCGACGAAGACCTTTCAACACCTCTGGCGCGAGGTCGGCAAGAACATCGATCACTACCGGAACTATCCGCGGATCGTCGGTGAGACGGGCGGCAAGGACTTCATCGTGGCCCACGCGTCCGCCGATCCCGATGTCCTGCGGACCGCGCTGATCCGAGGCGCGTTCGAGTACCAGGGCCAGAAGTGCTCAGCCGCTTCCCGTGCGTACGTGGCCCGGTCGGTCTGGGACCGCATGGGTGATGACTTTCTTGCGGAGGCAGATCAGTTGCCCTATGGCGACATCCGAGACCTGACGAACTTCGGCGGCGCCCTCATCGATCGTCGCGCCTACGACAAGAACGTCGCGGCGATCGACCGGGCCAAGACCGTACCCCACATGACGGTCGCTGTCGGCGGTGCGTGTGATGACACCGAGGGCTTCTTTGTCCGCCCGACGGTGCTGCTGTCCGACGACCCCGACGACGAGGCCTTCTCCACCGAATACTTCGGACCCGTTTTGGCGGTGCACGTCTACGAGGACGATGACTTCGAACACACACTCGGGCTGGTGGATTCGACTGCGCGATATGCGCTGACCGGCTCGGTGATCGCCACCGACCTCGGTGCGGTCGCCACCGCCTCCGACCGGCTGCGGCAGGCCGCAGGCAACTTCTATGTCAACGACAAGCCCACCGGCGCGGTCGTCGGACAGCAACCCTTCGGCGGCGCT